A stretch of the Neodiprion lecontei isolate iyNeoLeco1 chromosome 4, iyNeoLeco1.1, whole genome shotgun sequence genome encodes the following:
- the LOC107226246 gene encoding double-stranded RNA-binding protein Staufen homolog 2 isoform X3, with protein MTPQMKTRHCFAIVASLLLLLNVAEAKKHLSSLNYTAEDLRLFFGPTGCIEGVMANVGLIDQSNTVAGTLPTQLTVQQGQHQTDQLSQQQLHNQQNAEQNNSPPNEDNGESRDQSPSNQNQINTNNTNLANMKEKTPMCLVNELARFNKIQHQYRLTNEEGPAHKKKFTVTLKLGDEEFVAEGPSIKKAQHSAATKALEDTWYRHPPPKPARAMRILHPGKCPAASEHLPPTVELNALAMKRGEPTVYTFSQAPPAPLQQFVPHGYGNFPRMLTPRYPTYNRGFQSQQQGLYVVTLKVGDREFLGRGVTGQAARHDAASRALEQLRQLPLPEEITNTCAANDNGTLNGIDDPNAELKSPVSLVHETALKRGLSVNFEVVSERGKPHIRIFVTKCTVGDRTTTGEGSSKKVSKKRAAELMLDELKRLPPIPLTIQTPSVQRLKRKPPATKKKSRNLIKVYQEPRTEPEAAEEVNPISRLIQIQQAKREREPVYTLVDEKGAPRRREFIMEVTVGSNSAQGVGPNKKLAKRAAAEALLMQLGYSKPQPQPVKPSIKTGDNENSEGKPRKVTFLEEDQVNEIPNHSVGGTTGRQLVPGLLLVDGGQESKLGGGPSVQAVAEELRGQQQHQTPVVSPKDQLRYLAQLLSFDIQFSDFPKGNHNEFLSLVSLSTDPPQVCHGAGPTTDASRDQAALTALRTLSKLGLDNVTNPQNKKDKGASGDGLHISNQVKNNMLNGAIIK; from the exons GCGTAATGGCTAACGTTGGATTAATCGACCAGAGCAATACAGTTGCTGGTACTCTTCCCACTCAACTCACTGTTCAACAAGGACAACATCAAACTGACCAACTGTCTCAACAGCAACTGCATAATCAACAGAATGCGGAACAGAATAATTCACCTCCGAATGAAGACAACGGAGAGTCCAGGGACCAGAGTCCATCAAATCAGAACCAAATCAACacaaataatacaaatttgGCAAACATGAAAGAGAAAACTCCGATGTGTCTCGTCAATGAACTCGCAAGATTTAATAAAATCCAACACCAGTATAGATTAACCAATGAAGAAGGCCCTgcacataaaaaaaagtttactgTTACTCTAAAACTTGGTGATGAAGAATTTGTTGCCGAAGGTCCAAGCATTAAAAAAGCACAGCATAGCGCAGCCACAAAAGCACTTGAAGATACCTGGTACAGACATCCACCGCCAAAACCAGCAAGGGCAATGAGGATCTTACATCCAGGAAAATGTCCTGCTGCTTCTG AACATCTACCACCAACAGTGGAATTAAACGCTTTAGCAATGAAACGTGGTGAACCAACAGTTTACACATTTAGCCAGGCTCCTCCAGCCCCTCTGCAACAGTTTGTGCCACATGGATATGGAAACTTTCCTCGAATGCTGACCCCACGTTATCCAACCTATAACCGTGGATTTCAATCACAGCAGCAAGGACTCTATGTTGTAACATTAAAG GTTGGAGACCGCGAATTTCTTGGAAGAGGTGTTACTGGACAGGCTGCACGCCACGACGCCGCTAGCCGAGCTTTGGAACAACTGCGCCAGCTACCATTGCCTGAAGAAATAACAAACACTTGTGCTGCAAACGACAATGGAACATTGAATGGAATAGATGATCCAAATGCGGAATTGAAAAGCCCTGTTTCGCTTGTTCATGAGACGGCATTGAAACGAGGCCTTTCGGTAAACTTCGAAGTTGTATCAGAACGAGGCAAGCCACATATCCGAATTTTTGTTACCAAATGTACAGTTGGGGATAGAACTACAACTGGAGAGGGATCATCAAAGAAG gtatCGAAAAAGCGTGCCGCAGAATTAATGCTGGATGAGTTAAAACGCCTCCCTCCTATTCCTCTTACAATTCAAACTCCCTCTGTACAGCGTTTAAAACGAAAACCACCAgcaaccaaaaaaaaatcacgaaatctcATAAAAGTTTATCAAGAACCTCGCACTGAGCCTGAGGCGGCCGAGGAAGTGAATCCCATTTCTCGTCTCATCCAAATTCAACAAGCAAAACGCGAAAGAGAACCGGTTTATACACTTGTAGATGAAAAGGGCGCTCCACGACGTAGAGAATTCATCATGGAAGTTACTGTCGGATCAAATTCTGCTCAAGGAGTTGGGCCAAATAAGAAATTAGCTAAACGAGCTGCTGCTGAAGCACTACTAATGCAATTGGGATATAGTAAACCGCAGCCTCAGCCAGTTAAGCCTTCAATCAAGACAGgagataatgaaaattctgaGGGAAAACCAAGGAAGGTTACGTTCTTAGAAGAAGATCAGGTCAACGAAATTCCGAATCATTCTGTTGGCG GTACAACTGGACGACAACTAGTTCCCGGGCTTCTGTTGGTAGATGGAGGCCAGGAATCAAAACTTGGTGGAGGACCCAGTGTTCAAGCTGTAGCTGAGGAATTACGTGGTCAGCAACAGCATCAGACACCCGTTGTTTCCCCCAAAGATCAGTTGAGGTATTTGGCTCAGCTACTAAGCTTTGACATACAGTTCAGCGACTTTCCAAAG GGCAACCATAACGAATTCCTTTCTCTTGTCTCTCTGAGCACTGATCCGCCCCAGGTGTGTCATGGTGCTGGACCAACAACAGATGCAAGTCGAGATCAAGCTGCGCTCACAGCTTTGCGCACTCTCAGCAAGCTTGGCTTAGACAATGTAACAAACCcgcaaaacaaaaaagataaGGGAGCCTCAGGGGATGGCTTACACATTAGTAATCAAGTTAAAAACAACATGCTAAATGGAGCCATTatcaaataa
- the LOC107226234 gene encoding cilia- and flagella-associated protein 20: protein MFKNTFQSGFLSILYSIGSKPLQIWDKKVRNGHIKRITDNDIQSLVLEILGSNVSTTYITCPADPRKTLGIKLPFLVMIIKNLKKYFTFEVQVIDDKNVRRRFRASNYQSTTRVKPFICTMPMRLDDGWNQIQFNLADFTRRAYGTNYVETLRVQIHANCRIRRVYFSDRLYSEDELPAEFKLFLPIQNKAKC from the exons atgttcaagAATACTTTCCAAAGTGGTTTCTTATCCATTTTGTACAGCATTGGCAGCAAGCCCCTGCAAATTTGGGATAAAAAAGTGAGAAATGGTCACATAAAGAGGATCACGGACAATGACATTCAGAGTTTAGTTTTGGAAATTCTTGGTAGTAATGTCAGCACCACTTACATAACATGTCCAGCCGATCCGAGAAAAACTCTCGGGATAAAACTGCCATTTTTGGTGATGATCATTAAGAACCTGAAGAAATACTTTACATTTGAAGTGCAG GTAATAGACGATAAAAATGTCCGACGCAGATTTCGAGCAAGTAACTATCAGTCAACGACAAGAGTTAAACCATTTATATGCACAATGCCAATGCGATTGGATGATGGATGGAACCAAATCCAGTTTAACCTTGCGGACTTCACCCGAAGAGCTTATGGGACAAATTATGTAGAAACTCTGAGGGTTCAAATTCACGCAAATTGCAGAATACGCAGAGTGTACTTTTCTGATAGACTCTATTCGGAAGATGAGCTACCTGCAGAATTTAAGCTCTTCCTTCCTATACAAAACAAAGCAAAGTGTTGA
- the LOC107226255 gene encoding serendipity locus protein H-1 isoform X2, producing the protein MGTAGRDFDRDRECEQCRICANNVSKDEGVYIFSEESRRHYLQAKIRKYLYVLVSSDDKLPQIVCSTCTKRLDGIHRFATMAHRAQEKLRLQLSEIMENVKEADEMADGKIRNNPEATRRLEDRGLLHSILTQGAIEILAEGEPLESVSLLSHEDSEHTQSMEEMEVKVDPMLFLQCALEQSGSDVSDVSDNEDKESRTSSPEPPSVTHKNIEIKQEPPCYDTKPFELMETDEDVLNNSIKPYECTICARSFISQIGLQNHLWSHLPRDHRFDGKPILRSQQVFSTNGVLHTSSDNNSTGNFICPICSKRISTKGNLKVHLETHRPKGKYGCDICGRIFKTQSNLFRHKEYHGGIQFPCNVCGRVYPTNSTLRAHSITHSDLRPHACPLCDKTFKRNQDLKFHINQHTGARPYQCPYCPKAFASSGNCFSHRKRMHPREVHRDRQRAADLMR; encoded by the exons atggGCACGGCTGGCCGCGATTTTGATCGAGACAGAGAATGCGAACAGTGTAGAATCTGTGCAAACAACGTTTCGAAGGATGAAGgggtgtatattttttctgaaGAAAGCAGACGACACTATCTGCAAGCAAAAATACGcaaatatttatacgtgtTG gtATCCTCCGATGATAAGTTGCCACAAATCGTTTGTTCGACATGTACGAAAAGATTGGATGGCATTCATCGGTTTGCAACAATGGCACATCGAGCCCAGGAAAAGCTAAGATTACAACTATCAGAAATAATGGAGAATGTGAAGGAAGCGGATGAAATGGCAGATGGGAAAATCAGGAATAATCCAGAGGCAACCAGAAGGCTGGAAGATCGAGGATTGCTGCATTCAATCCTTACTCAA GGTGCTATAGAAATATTGGCTGAAGGCGAACCACTAGAGTCAGTTTCTCTGTTATCCCATGAAGACAGCGAGCATACTCAAAGTATGGAAGAAATGGAAGTCAAAGTTGATCCCATGTTATTTTTGCAATGCGCATTGGAACAATCTGGGTCCGATGTATCTGATGTATCGGATAATGAAGACAAAGAGTCTAGAACGTCATCACCTGAGCCGCCGTCAGTTACGCACAA GAATATTGAGATAAAACAAGAACCACCCTGTTACGACACTAAGCCATTTGAATTAATGGAGACTGACGAAGATGTATTGAACAACAGCATAAAACCTTACGAATGTACAATATGCGCTCGATCTTTTATATCTCAAATTGGACTGCAAAACCACTTGTGGTCACACTTACCCAGGGATCATAGATTTGACGGGAAACCTATACTGAGGTCACAACAAGTGTTTTCTACAAATGGAGTGTTACATACAAGTTCGGATAACAATTCGACTGGAAATTTCATATGCCCAATTTGTAGCAAACGGATATCAACAAAAGGAAATTTGAAAGTGCATTTGGAAACGCATAGGCCTAAAGGGAAGTACGGCTGTGATATATGTGGCAGAAT tttcaaaaCACAGTCCAATTTATTCCGTCACAAAGAGTATCACGGAGGTATTCAATTTCCGTGCAATGTTTGTGGCAGAGTATATCCAACAAATTCTACACTGCGTGCGCACAGTATAACTCATTCGGATCTGAGACCCCATGCTTGCCCGTTATGTGACAAAACGTTCAAGAGAAATCAAGACCTGAAGTTCCACATAAATCAACACACTGGTGCTAGGCCTTACCAATGTCCGTATTGTCCGAAAGCATTTGCAAGCTctggaaattgtttttctcatCGGAAACGAATGCATCCACGAGAAGTTCATCGAGATCGGCAAAGAGCAGCAGATTTAATGAGATGA
- the LOC107226255 gene encoding zinc finger protein 16 isoform X1, whose product MGTAGRDFDRDRECEQCRICANNVSKDEGVYIFSEESRRHYLQAKIRKYLYVLVSSDDKLPQIVCSTCTKRLDGIHRFATMAHRAQEKLRLQLSEIMENVKEADEMADGKIRNNPEATRRLEDRGLLHSILTQVRPPEGAIEILAEGEPLESVSLLSHEDSEHTQSMEEMEVKVDPMLFLQCALEQSGSDVSDVSDNEDKESRTSSPEPPSVTHKNIEIKQEPPCYDTKPFELMETDEDVLNNSIKPYECTICARSFISQIGLQNHLWSHLPRDHRFDGKPILRSQQVFSTNGVLHTSSDNNSTGNFICPICSKRISTKGNLKVHLETHRPKGKYGCDICGRIFKTQSNLFRHKEYHGGIQFPCNVCGRVYPTNSTLRAHSITHSDLRPHACPLCDKTFKRNQDLKFHINQHTGARPYQCPYCPKAFASSGNCFSHRKRMHPREVHRDRQRAADLMR is encoded by the exons atggGCACGGCTGGCCGCGATTTTGATCGAGACAGAGAATGCGAACAGTGTAGAATCTGTGCAAACAACGTTTCGAAGGATGAAGgggtgtatattttttctgaaGAAAGCAGACGACACTATCTGCAAGCAAAAATACGcaaatatttatacgtgtTG gtATCCTCCGATGATAAGTTGCCACAAATCGTTTGTTCGACATGTACGAAAAGATTGGATGGCATTCATCGGTTTGCAACAATGGCACATCGAGCCCAGGAAAAGCTAAGATTACAACTATCAGAAATAATGGAGAATGTGAAGGAAGCGGATGAAATGGCAGATGGGAAAATCAGGAATAATCCAGAGGCAACCAGAAGGCTGGAAGATCGAGGATTGCTGCATTCAATCCTTACTCAAGTGCGTCCGCCAGAA GGTGCTATAGAAATATTGGCTGAAGGCGAACCACTAGAGTCAGTTTCTCTGTTATCCCATGAAGACAGCGAGCATACTCAAAGTATGGAAGAAATGGAAGTCAAAGTTGATCCCATGTTATTTTTGCAATGCGCATTGGAACAATCTGGGTCCGATGTATCTGATGTATCGGATAATGAAGACAAAGAGTCTAGAACGTCATCACCTGAGCCGCCGTCAGTTACGCACAA GAATATTGAGATAAAACAAGAACCACCCTGTTACGACACTAAGCCATTTGAATTAATGGAGACTGACGAAGATGTATTGAACAACAGCATAAAACCTTACGAATGTACAATATGCGCTCGATCTTTTATATCTCAAATTGGACTGCAAAACCACTTGTGGTCACACTTACCCAGGGATCATAGATTTGACGGGAAACCTATACTGAGGTCACAACAAGTGTTTTCTACAAATGGAGTGTTACATACAAGTTCGGATAACAATTCGACTGGAAATTTCATATGCCCAATTTGTAGCAAACGGATATCAACAAAAGGAAATTTGAAAGTGCATTTGGAAACGCATAGGCCTAAAGGGAAGTACGGCTGTGATATATGTGGCAGAAT tttcaaaaCACAGTCCAATTTATTCCGTCACAAAGAGTATCACGGAGGTATTCAATTTCCGTGCAATGTTTGTGGCAGAGTATATCCAACAAATTCTACACTGCGTGCGCACAGTATAACTCATTCGGATCTGAGACCCCATGCTTGCCCGTTATGTGACAAAACGTTCAAGAGAAATCAAGACCTGAAGTTCCACATAAATCAACACACTGGTGCTAGGCCTTACCAATGTCCGTATTGTCCGAAAGCATTTGCAAGCTctggaaattgtttttctcatCGGAAACGAATGCATCCACGAGAAGTTCATCGAGATCGGCAAAGAGCAGCAGATTTAATGAGATGA
- the LOC107226255 gene encoding zinc finger protein 16 isoform X3, whose amino-acid sequence MVSSDDKLPQIVCSTCTKRLDGIHRFATMAHRAQEKLRLQLSEIMENVKEADEMADGKIRNNPEATRRLEDRGLLHSILTQVRPPEGAIEILAEGEPLESVSLLSHEDSEHTQSMEEMEVKVDPMLFLQCALEQSGSDVSDVSDNEDKESRTSSPEPPSVTHKNIEIKQEPPCYDTKPFELMETDEDVLNNSIKPYECTICARSFISQIGLQNHLWSHLPRDHRFDGKPILRSQQVFSTNGVLHTSSDNNSTGNFICPICSKRISTKGNLKVHLETHRPKGKYGCDICGRIFKTQSNLFRHKEYHGGIQFPCNVCGRVYPTNSTLRAHSITHSDLRPHACPLCDKTFKRNQDLKFHINQHTGARPYQCPYCPKAFASSGNCFSHRKRMHPREVHRDRQRAADLMR is encoded by the exons ATG gtATCCTCCGATGATAAGTTGCCACAAATCGTTTGTTCGACATGTACGAAAAGATTGGATGGCATTCATCGGTTTGCAACAATGGCACATCGAGCCCAGGAAAAGCTAAGATTACAACTATCAGAAATAATGGAGAATGTGAAGGAAGCGGATGAAATGGCAGATGGGAAAATCAGGAATAATCCAGAGGCAACCAGAAGGCTGGAAGATCGAGGATTGCTGCATTCAATCCTTACTCAAGTGCGTCCGCCAGAA GGTGCTATAGAAATATTGGCTGAAGGCGAACCACTAGAGTCAGTTTCTCTGTTATCCCATGAAGACAGCGAGCATACTCAAAGTATGGAAGAAATGGAAGTCAAAGTTGATCCCATGTTATTTTTGCAATGCGCATTGGAACAATCTGGGTCCGATGTATCTGATGTATCGGATAATGAAGACAAAGAGTCTAGAACGTCATCACCTGAGCCGCCGTCAGTTACGCACAA GAATATTGAGATAAAACAAGAACCACCCTGTTACGACACTAAGCCATTTGAATTAATGGAGACTGACGAAGATGTATTGAACAACAGCATAAAACCTTACGAATGTACAATATGCGCTCGATCTTTTATATCTCAAATTGGACTGCAAAACCACTTGTGGTCACACTTACCCAGGGATCATAGATTTGACGGGAAACCTATACTGAGGTCACAACAAGTGTTTTCTACAAATGGAGTGTTACATACAAGTTCGGATAACAATTCGACTGGAAATTTCATATGCCCAATTTGTAGCAAACGGATATCAACAAAAGGAAATTTGAAAGTGCATTTGGAAACGCATAGGCCTAAAGGGAAGTACGGCTGTGATATATGTGGCAGAAT tttcaaaaCACAGTCCAATTTATTCCGTCACAAAGAGTATCACGGAGGTATTCAATTTCCGTGCAATGTTTGTGGCAGAGTATATCCAACAAATTCTACACTGCGTGCGCACAGTATAACTCATTCGGATCTGAGACCCCATGCTTGCCCGTTATGTGACAAAACGTTCAAGAGAAATCAAGACCTGAAGTTCCACATAAATCAACACACTGGTGCTAGGCCTTACCAATGTCCGTATTGTCCGAAAGCATTTGCAAGCTctggaaattgtttttctcatCGGAAACGAATGCATCCACGAGAAGTTCATCGAGATCGGCAAAGAGCAGCAGATTTAATGAGATGA
- the LOC107226255 gene encoding zinc finger protein 16 isoform X4, with the protein MAHRAQEKLRLQLSEIMENVKEADEMADGKIRNNPEATRRLEDRGLLHSILTQVRPPEGAIEILAEGEPLESVSLLSHEDSEHTQSMEEMEVKVDPMLFLQCALEQSGSDVSDVSDNEDKESRTSSPEPPSVTHKNIEIKQEPPCYDTKPFELMETDEDVLNNSIKPYECTICARSFISQIGLQNHLWSHLPRDHRFDGKPILRSQQVFSTNGVLHTSSDNNSTGNFICPICSKRISTKGNLKVHLETHRPKGKYGCDICGRIFKTQSNLFRHKEYHGGIQFPCNVCGRVYPTNSTLRAHSITHSDLRPHACPLCDKTFKRNQDLKFHINQHTGARPYQCPYCPKAFASSGNCFSHRKRMHPREVHRDRQRAADLMR; encoded by the exons ATGGCACATCGAGCCCAGGAAAAGCTAAGATTACAACTATCAGAAATAATGGAGAATGTGAAGGAAGCGGATGAAATGGCAGATGGGAAAATCAGGAATAATCCAGAGGCAACCAGAAGGCTGGAAGATCGAGGATTGCTGCATTCAATCCTTACTCAAGTGCGTCCGCCAGAA GGTGCTATAGAAATATTGGCTGAAGGCGAACCACTAGAGTCAGTTTCTCTGTTATCCCATGAAGACAGCGAGCATACTCAAAGTATGGAAGAAATGGAAGTCAAAGTTGATCCCATGTTATTTTTGCAATGCGCATTGGAACAATCTGGGTCCGATGTATCTGATGTATCGGATAATGAAGACAAAGAGTCTAGAACGTCATCACCTGAGCCGCCGTCAGTTACGCACAA GAATATTGAGATAAAACAAGAACCACCCTGTTACGACACTAAGCCATTTGAATTAATGGAGACTGACGAAGATGTATTGAACAACAGCATAAAACCTTACGAATGTACAATATGCGCTCGATCTTTTATATCTCAAATTGGACTGCAAAACCACTTGTGGTCACACTTACCCAGGGATCATAGATTTGACGGGAAACCTATACTGAGGTCACAACAAGTGTTTTCTACAAATGGAGTGTTACATACAAGTTCGGATAACAATTCGACTGGAAATTTCATATGCCCAATTTGTAGCAAACGGATATCAACAAAAGGAAATTTGAAAGTGCATTTGGAAACGCATAGGCCTAAAGGGAAGTACGGCTGTGATATATGTGGCAGAAT tttcaaaaCACAGTCCAATTTATTCCGTCACAAAGAGTATCACGGAGGTATTCAATTTCCGTGCAATGTTTGTGGCAGAGTATATCCAACAAATTCTACACTGCGTGCGCACAGTATAACTCATTCGGATCTGAGACCCCATGCTTGCCCGTTATGTGACAAAACGTTCAAGAGAAATCAAGACCTGAAGTTCCACATAAATCAACACACTGGTGCTAGGCCTTACCAATGTCCGTATTGTCCGAAAGCATTTGCAAGCTctggaaattgtttttctcatCGGAAACGAATGCATCCACGAGAAGTTCATCGAGATCGGCAAAGAGCAGCAGATTTAATGAGATGA